Proteins encoded in a region of the Halococcus saccharolyticus DSM 5350 genome:
- a CDS encoding MaoC/PaaZ C-terminal domain-containing protein, with translation MPYSYEPHYFEDLDVGQTFESAGRTVTETDFAMHSMFTGDWTELHTNKEYSEDGPFGARIAQGPMTFILSTGLFQRTGIVERTVVAFLGMNYMDIPNPVFIGDTVSADFEVTEKRDLDSRDDAGLVVIDSEMTNQDGESVFAGDMKFLFKLKSDAE, from the coding sequence ATGCCCTACAGCTACGAACCGCACTACTTCGAGGACTTGGACGTGGGCCAGACCTTCGAGAGCGCCGGGCGAACAGTAACAGAGACCGATTTTGCGATGCACTCGATGTTCACCGGCGACTGGACCGAACTCCACACCAACAAGGAGTACTCCGAGGATGGCCCGTTCGGCGCGCGGATCGCCCAGGGACCGATGACGTTCATCCTCTCGACAGGATTATTCCAGCGGACGGGAATCGTCGAGCGCACAGTCGTGGCCTTCCTTGGGATGAACTACATGGATATTCCAAATCCAGTGTTTATCGGCGACACCGTGAGTGCCGACTTCGAAGTGACCGAGAAACGCGACCTCGACAGCCGGGACGACGCCGGCCTAGTCGTGATCGATAGCGAGATGACCAATCAGGACGGCGAATCGGTGTTCGCTGGCGATATGAAGTTCCTCTTTAAACTGAAATCCGACGCCGAATAG
- a CDS encoding MATE family efflux transporter, whose protein sequence is MLGALRDRLYAAVLRFPALLARLGLVDRDKGTEAFDLAVPVMVSGGFRTLLRVTDFFMVSLALGSAAVAGLELGFQYYFIGFGLALGLSSGTISIVSRFVGAGEDAQADLAIKQSLWLALSITIPLTLVTWFEAEAMIGLLTDAPQTIALGGTYLRIVMLSVSFRFWSMIAARALQGAGDTRTPMYVRLLTIPVNIVLNAVLIFGIGVFPALGVAGAAWGTTIANTLAGVIFFVLLTSGRYSVRLRLGGTQWSTDIARELIRVGYPLAGLQLIRTFGRFPFLFVLASLGTGVVAAYAIARRVMLLAMMPAWGYSTASSTLVGQHVGAGDADEADDYAWQTLRIALPTQLLIAGVLVLFARPIALLFATDTPGLTVAFIRVFGLGVIAFSVSRTMRGGLRGAGDTRWPLYGTLLGTLVRLPIAALALPTTLTLTVAGVSFAPGLGLGLGAVYVAMLADLYLRAGVNLFRFWTGKWKAIAARSGVGAGGD, encoded by the coding sequence ATGCTCGGAGCGCTACGGGATCGGCTGTACGCTGCCGTGCTCCGCTTCCCCGCGTTGCTGGCGCGGCTCGGCCTCGTCGACCGCGATAAGGGGACCGAAGCGTTCGATCTCGCTGTCCCGGTGATGGTCTCGGGGGGCTTTCGGACGCTGCTCCGGGTCACGGACTTCTTCATGGTGAGTCTCGCACTCGGAAGCGCGGCGGTCGCCGGACTCGAACTCGGCTTTCAGTACTACTTCATCGGCTTCGGGCTCGCGCTCGGACTGTCGAGCGGAACGATCAGTATCGTCTCGCGGTTCGTCGGAGCCGGCGAGGACGCGCAAGCGGACCTCGCGATCAAACAGTCGCTCTGGCTCGCGCTTTCGATCACGATTCCGCTCACGCTCGTGACGTGGTTCGAGGCCGAGGCGATGATCGGACTGCTCACCGACGCCCCTCAGACGATCGCGCTCGGTGGCACGTACCTCCGGATCGTGATGCTCTCGGTTTCGTTCCGGTTCTGGAGCATGATCGCCGCGCGGGCGCTCCAGGGCGCGGGCGACACGCGGACCCCGATGTACGTCCGCCTACTCACGATCCCGGTCAACATCGTCCTGAACGCCGTCCTCATCTTCGGAATCGGTGTGTTCCCCGCGCTTGGCGTCGCTGGCGCGGCGTGGGGTACGACGATCGCGAACACCCTCGCGGGTGTGATCTTCTTCGTGCTGCTCACCTCCGGCCGGTACTCCGTTCGACTCCGGCTCGGTGGCACGCAGTGGTCGACCGACATCGCTCGGGAACTGATCCGGGTCGGCTACCCGCTCGCGGGCCTCCAGCTGATCCGGACGTTCGGTCGCTTCCCGTTCCTGTTTGTCCTCGCGAGCCTCGGCACAGGGGTAGTCGCCGCGTACGCGATCGCGCGGCGGGTCATGCTGCTCGCGATGATGCCGGCCTGGGGGTACTCCACCGCGTCGAGCACGCTCGTGGGTCAGCACGTCGGCGCGGGCGACGCGGACGAAGCCGACGACTACGCCTGGCAGACCCTCCGGATCGCCCTGCCGACACAGCTCCTGATCGCAGGCGTGCTCGTGCTGTTTGCGCGCCCGATCGCGCTGCTGTTCGCGACCGATACGCCCGGGTTGACGGTCGCGTTCATCCGGGTGTTCGGGCTCGGCGTGATCGCGTTCAGCGTCTCGCGGACGATGCGGGGCGGGCTGCGTGGCGCGGGCGACACCCGCTGGCCACTCTACGGGACGCTGCTCGGTACCTTAGTGCGGCTGCCGATCGCGGCGCTCGCGCTCCCGACGACGCTCACGCTCACGGTCGCTGGTGTGTCGTTCGCGCCCGGTCTCGGCCTCGGCCTCGGTGCTGTCTACGTCGCGATGCTCGCGGACCTCTACCTCCGTGCGGGCGTCAACCTGTTCCGGTTTTGGACCGGGAAGTGGAAGGCGATCGCGGCGCGCTCCGGCGTCGGTGCCGGCGGTGACTGA
- a CDS encoding heavy-metal-associated domain-containing protein, protein MRHRIDVDGMTCTGCEAIIEDKVGAVGDVTDVTADHEAGVVAFATPRPTTGSYIEQVVADLGYEVTDHTAD, encoded by the coding sequence ATGCGTCACCGAATCGACGTCGACGGAATGACGTGTACGGGATGTGAAGCGATCATCGAAGACAAGGTCGGTGCGGTCGGCGACGTCACGGACGTGACGGCCGATCACGAGGCGGGCGTGGTCGCGTTCGCCACGCCGCGCCCGACGACCGGGAGCTACATCGAGCAGGTCGTCGCCGACCTCGGATACGAGGTGACCGATCACACGGCCGACTGA
- a CDS encoding ion transporter, whose amino-acid sequence MTVGKGGSAARAVDWLIAGLIVCNVVAVVFGTVDPLFTRYQAVFYTFELLSVAVFTAEYVLRVWSATAAEEYDHPVFGRLRFMTRPAVVIDLLAVAPFYLGTVVFASDLRVLRALRLFRFLRLFKLARYSQSVARFKRVAKRKTGDLTVAIAGTSLLLTLASSLMYFVEHDAQPEAFSSIPAALWWGVVTLTTVGYGDVYPVTPLGKLLGATVAVLGTGLVALPASILASGFIADDADPDRCPHCGRELD is encoded by the coding sequence TTGACGGTCGGTAAGGGGGGATCGGCTGCGCGGGCCGTCGATTGGCTGATCGCGGGGCTCATCGTCTGTAACGTCGTTGCCGTCGTTTTCGGCACGGTCGATCCGCTGTTCACCCGCTACCAGGCTGTTTTCTATACCTTCGAACTCCTCTCGGTCGCGGTGTTCACCGCCGAGTACGTCCTCCGAGTCTGGTCAGCGACGGCGGCCGAGGAGTACGATCATCCGGTTTTCGGCCGCCTGCGATTCATGACGCGGCCAGCGGTCGTGATCGACCTGCTCGCCGTTGCGCCGTTCTATCTCGGCACGGTCGTGTTCGCCTCGGATCTCCGGGTGCTCCGCGCGCTCAGGCTCTTTCGGTTCCTCCGGCTGTTCAAGCTCGCGCGGTACTCTCAGTCGGTTGCACGGTTCAAGCGGGTGGCGAAGCGGAAAACCGGCGATCTGACCGTCGCGATCGCCGGAACGAGTCTCCTCCTCACGCTGGCGTCGAGCCTGATGTACTTCGTCGAGCACGACGCCCAGCCCGAGGCGTTTTCGAGCATTCCGGCGGCGCTGTGGTGGGGCGTCGTGACCCTCACGACGGTCGGCTACGGCGACGTCTATCCGGTGACACCGCTCGGAAAACTCCTCGGCGCGACGGTCGCAGTGCTCGGCACTGGTCTGGTCGCGCTCCCCGCCAGCATCCTCGCCTCGGGATTCATCGCGGACGACGCCGATCCTGATCGGTGTCCCCACTGCGGTCGCGAACTCGATTGA